A stretch of Bos taurus isolate L1 Dominette 01449 registration number 42190680 breed Hereford chromosome 5, ARS-UCD2.0, whole genome shotgun sequence DNA encodes these proteins:
- the KCNJ4 gene encoding inward rectifier potassium channel 4: MHGHSRNGQAHVPRRKRRNRFVKKNGQCNVYFANLSNKSQRYMADIFTTCVDTRWRYMLMIFSAAFLVSWLFFGLLFWCIAFFHGDLEAGPAGAAAGPPAGGSGAAPVAPKPCIMHVNGFLGAFLFSVETQTTIGYGFRCVTEECPLAVIAVVVQSIVGCVIDSFMIGTIMAKMARPKKRAQTLLFSHHAVISVRDGKLCLMWRVGNLRKSHIVEAHVRAQLIKPYMTQEGEYLPLDQRDLNVGYDIGLDRIFLVSPIIIVHEIDEDSPLYGMGKEELESEDFEIVVILEGMVEATAMTTQARSSYLASEILWGHRFEPVVFEEKSHYKVDYSRFHKTYEVAGTPCCSARELQESKITVLPAPPPPPSAFCYENELALMSQEEEEMEEEAAAAAAVAAGLGLEAGSKEEAGIIRMLEFGSHLDLERMQATLPLDNISYRRESAI, translated from the coding sequence ATGCACGGGCACAGCCGCAACGGGCAGGCCCACGTGCCCCGGCGGAAACGCCGGAACCGCTTCGTCAAAAAGAACGGCCAATGCAACGTCTACTTCGCCAACCTGAGCAACAAGTCGCAGCGCTACATGGCGGACATCTTCACCACGTGCGTGGACACGCGCTGGCGCTACATGCTCATGATCTTCTCCGCGGCCTTCCTCGTCTCCTGGCTCTTTTTCGGCCTCCTCTTCTGGTGCATCGCCTTCTTCCACGGTGACCTGGAGGCCGGCCCGGCAGGGGCCGCGGCGGGGCCCCCAGCGGGAGGCAGTGGAGCCGCACCCGTGGCCCCTAAGCCCTGCATCATGCATGTGAATGGCTTCCTGGGCGCCTTTCTCTTCTCGGTGGAGACGCAGACGACCATTGGCTACGGGTTCCGGTGTGTGACAGAGGAGTGCCCGCTGGCGGTCATCGCCGTGGTGGTCCAGTCCATCGTGGGCTGTGTCATCGACTCCTTCATGATTGGCACCATCATGGCCAAGATGGCCCGGCCCAAGAAGCGGGCGCAGACGTTGCTGTTCAGCCACCACGCCGTCATCTCGGTGCGCGATGGCAAGCTCTGCCTCATGTGGCGCGTGGGCAACCTACGAAAGAGCCACATCGTGGAGGCCCACGTGCGGGCCCAGCTCATCAAGCCCTACATGACCCAGGAGGGCGAGTACCTGCCGCTGGATCAGCGGGACCTCAACGTGGGCTACGACATTGGCCTGGACCGTATCTTCCTGGTCTCGCCCATCATCATTGTCCACGAGATCGACGAGGACAGCCCGCTGTATGGCATGGGCAAGGAGGAGCTGGAGTCAGAGGACTTCGAGATCGTGGTCATCCTGGAGGGTATGGTGGAGGCCACGGCCATGACCACCCAGGCCCGCAGCTCCTACCTGGCCAGCGAGATCCTGTGGGGCCACCGCTTCGAGCCAGTGGTCTTCGAGGAGAAGAGCCACTACAAAGTGGACTACTCGCGCTTCCACAAGACCTACGAGGTGGCTGGCACGCCCTGCTGCTCAGCCCGGGAGCTGCAGGAGAGCAAGATCACCGTGCtgcccgccccgccgcccccgcccagTGCCTTCTGCTACGAGAACGAGCTGGCCCTCATGagccaggaggaagaggagatggaggaggaggctgCGGCCGCTGCCGCTGTGGCTGCGGGCCTGGGCCTGGAGGCGGGCTCCAAGGAGGAGGCGGGCATCATCCGGATGCTGGAGTTTGGCAGCCACCTGGATCTGGAGCGCATGCAAGCCACCCTCCCGCTGGACAACATCTCCTACCGCAGGGAGTCCGCCATCTGA